From a single Epinephelus fuscoguttatus linkage group LG18, E.fuscoguttatus.final_Chr_v1 genomic region:
- the LOC125905510 gene encoding leucine-rich repeat transmembrane neuronal protein 4 isoform X2 — translation MGSALRRRWLVVQLLMQVWLAANPSLSERPCPKSCRCDGKIVYCESSAFRDVPKNLSGGCEGLSLRYNSLASLRAGQFVGLNHLIWLYLDHNYIASVDAMAFQGVRRLKELILSSNKITSLHNTTFHPVPNLRNLDLSYNKLQALQPGQFQGLRKLLSLHIRSNSLKIIPVRLFQDCRNLEFLDLGYNRLRSITRNAFSGLVKLTELHLEHNQFSKINFSHFPRLYNLRALYLQWNRIRSMNQGLTWTWASIQKLDLSGNDLTEVDAVVYQCLPNLQTLNLDSNKLTNVSQEVVDAWISLTTISLAGNVWDCGPAICPLVGWLRNFRGAKETTMICASPKKAQGEKVMDAVEAFGVCQSNPATTLTVSIPPTPSSVPVQTERRPAILALPTGSGKRGEGSIRGPTSSTVTPPVALPPEQDLEPVSFHKIVAGSVALFLSVAMILLVIYVSWKRYPSSVKQLQEHSAAARKRRKKARETERTLSSPLQEYYVDYKPTNSEAMDVLVNGTGPCTYTISGSRECEVVLDP, via the exons ATGG GCTCTGCTCTGCGGCGTCGCTGGCTAGTGGTCCAACTCCTGATGCAGGTGTGGCTGGCGGCAAATCCATCTCTGAGTGAGCGCCCATGCCCCAAGAGCTGTCGCTGTGATGGAAAAATTGTCTACTGTGAGTCAAGCGCCTTTCGCGATGTCCCCAAGAACCTCTCAGGAGGCTGTGAAGGCCTGTCCTTACGGTACAACAGCCTCGCCAGTCTCCGTGCAGGCCAGTTCGTAGGCCTCAACCACCTCATCTGGCTCTACTTGGACCACAATTATATTGCCTCTGTGGATGCAATGGCTTTTCAGGGGGTCCGCAGACTTAAAGAGCTGATCCTGAGTTCCAACAAGATCACATCGCTTCACAACACCACATTCCACCCTGTCCCTAATTTGCGTAATCTGGACCTGTCATACAACAAACTGCAAGCCTTGCAGCCTGGGCAGTTCCAGGGCCTACGAAAGCTTCTCAGCCTTCACATACGCTCAAACTCTCTAAAAATCATCCCAGTGCGTCTGTTCCAAGATTGCAGAAACCTTGAGTTCCTGGATCTGGGTTACAACCGTCTGCGCAGTATCACTCGAAATGCATTTTCAGGCCTAGTCAAGCTCACTGAGCTGCACCTGGAGCATAACCAGTTCTCAAAGATCAATTTCTCTCACTTCCCTCGCCTCTACAATCTGCGGGCACTTTACCTGCAGTGGAATCGCATTCGCTCAATGAACCAGGGCCTGACCTGGACCTGGGCCTCCATCCAGAAACTGGATCTGTCTGGAAACGATCTGACGGAAGTGGATGCTGTGGTTTACCAATGCCTACCGAACCTGCAGACCCTCAATCTGGACTCCAACAAGCTGACCAACGTGTCCCAGGAGGTGGTTGATGCCTGGATCTCTTTGACTACGATTAGCTTAGCTGGGAATGTATGGGACTGTGGCCCTGCCATCTGTCCTCTGGTGGGCTGGCTGAGAAACTTCAGAGGGGCAAAGGAGACCACCATGATCTGCGCCTCCCCCAAGAAAGCCCAGGGAGAGAAAGTGATGGATGCTGTTGAAGCTTTTGGTGTTTGTCAATCAAACCCAGCGACAACACTCACTGTGAGTATCCCTCCAACCCCATCCAGTGTCCCTGTGCAGACTGAACGCCGCCCAGCCATTCTGGCTTTACCTACTGGTTctggaaagagaggagagggctctATCCGAGGCCCCACATCGTCAACTGTGACCCCACCTGTGGCACTTCCCCCAGAGCAAGACTTGGAGCCTGTGTCCTTCCATAAGATCGTGGCCGGAAGCGTTGCCCTTTTTCTATCTGTTGCAATGATCCTGTTGGTAATCTACGTGTCTTGGAAGCGCTATCCGAGCAGTGTCAAGCAGCTGCAGGAGCATTCGGCAGCAGCCCGCAAACGCCGCAAGAAAGCTAGAGAGACGGAGCGCACCCTGAGCTCTCCGCTGCAGGAGTACTATGTGGACTACAAGCCCACCAATTCTGAGGCCATGGATGTGCTTGTGAATGGGACCGGACCCTGCACCTATACCATCTCAGGCTCCCGAGAATGCGAG